From Diceros bicornis minor isolate mBicDic1 chromosome 17, mDicBic1.mat.cur, whole genome shotgun sequence, the proteins below share one genomic window:
- the PHC1 gene encoding polyhomeotic-like protein 1 isoform X3 — METESEQNSNSTNGSSSSGGSSRPQIAQMSLYERQAVQALQALQRQPNAAQYFHQFMLQQQLSNAQLHSLAAVQQATIAASRQASSPNTSTAQQQTTTTQASINLATTSAAQLISRSQSVSSPSATTLTQSVLLGNTTSPPLNQSQAQMYLRPQLGNLLQVNRTLGRNVPLASQLILMPNGAVAAVQQEVPSAPSPGVHTDADQVQNLAVRNQQASAQGPQMQGSTQKAIPPGASPVSSLSQASSQALAVAQASSGASGQSLNLSQAGGGSGNSIPGSMGPGGGGQAPGGLGPLPSSGMGGGGSCPRKGTGVVQPLPAAQTVTVSQGSQTEAESAAAKKGEADGTGQQNVGMNLTRTATPAPSQTLISSATYTQIQPHSLIQQQQQIHLQQKQVVIQQQIAIHHQQQFQHRQSQLLHTATHLQLAQQQQQQQQQQQQQQQQQATTLTAPQPPQVPPTQQVPPSQSQQQAQTLVVQPMLQSSPMSLPPDPAPKPPIPIQSKPPVAPIKPPQLGAAKMSATQQPPPHIPVQVVGTRQPGAAQAQALGLAQLAAAVPTSRGVPGAVQPGQAHLASSPPSSQAPGALQECPATLASGMTLAPVQGTAHVVKGGATTSSPVVAQVPAAFYMQSVHLPGKPQTLAVKRKAESEEERDDVSTLGSMLPAKVSPVAESPKAIEEKSGLGEKAEPVTSVNANTPSSELVALAPAPSAPPPTLAMVSRQMGDSKPPQAIVKPQILTHIIEGFVIQEGAEPFPVGCSQLLKESEKPLQTGLPTGLNENQSGGPLGGDSPSAELDKKANLLKCEYCGKYAPAEQFRGSKRFCSMTCAKRYNVSCSHQFRLKRKKMKEFQEANYARVRRRGPRRSSSDIARAKIQGKRHRGQEDSSRGSDNSSYDEALSPTSPGPLSVRAGHGERDLGNPNTAPPTPELHGINPVFLSSNPSRWSVEEVYEFIASLQGCQEIAEEFRSQEIDGQALLLLKEEHLMSAMNIKLGPALKICAKINVLKET; from the exons ATGGAGACTGAGAGTGAGCAGAACTCCAACTCCACCAATGGGAGTTCCAGCTCTGGGGGCAGCTCTCGGCCCCAGATAGCTCAAATGTCACTGTATGAACGACAAGCAGTGCAG GCTCTGCAGGCACTGCAGCGTCAGCCCAATGCGGCTCAGTATTTCCACCAGTTCATGCTTCAGCAGCAGCTCAGCAATGCCCAGCTGCATAGCCTGGCTGCCGTCCAGCAG GCCACAATTGCTGCCAGTCGGCAGGCCAGCTCTCCAAACACCAGCACCGCACAGCAGCAGACTACCACCACCCAGGCCTCA ATCAATCTGGCCACCACGTCGGCCGCCCAGCTCATCAGCCGATCCCAGAGTGTGAGCTCTCCCAGTGCAACCACTTTGACCCAATCTGTGCTACTGGGGAAcaccacctccccacccctcaaCCAGTCCCAGGCCCAGATGTATCTACGG CCACAGCTGGGAAACCTATTGCAGGTAAACCGGACCCTGGGCCGGAATGTGCCTCTAGCCTCCCAGCTCATCCTGATGCCTAACGGGGCGGTGGCTGCAGTCCAGCAGGAGGTGCCATCTGCTCCGTCTCCGGGAGTTCATACAGATGCAGATCAG GTGCAGAACTTAGCAGtgaggaaccaacaggcctcagCCCAAGGACCCCAAATGCAAGGCTCTACTCAGAAGGCCATTCCTCCTGGAGCCTCCCCTGTCTCCAGCCTCTCCCAGGCCTCTAGCCAGGCCCTAGCTGTGGCTCAGGCTTCCTCTGGGGCCTCAGGCCAGTCCCTCAACCTTAGTCAAGCTGGCGGAGGCAGTGGTAATAGCATCCCAGGGTCCATGGGTCCAGGTGGAGGTGGCCAGGCACCTGGGGGCTTGGGTCCGTTGCCTTCCTCAGGAATGGGTGGTGGTGGGAGCTGTCCCAGGAAGGGCACAGGAGTGGTGCAGCCCTTGCCTGCAGCCCAAACAGTGACTGTGAGTCAGGGCAGCCAGACGGAAGCAGAAAGTGCAGCGGCCAAGAAGGGAGAAGCAGATGGGACTGGTCAGCAGAACGTGGGCATGAACCTGACACGGACAGCTACACCTGCTCCCAGCCAGACCCTTATTAGCTCAG CCACCTACACACAGATCCAGCCCCATTCCCTgattcagcagcagcagcaaatccACCTCCAGCAGAAGCAGGTGGTAATCCAGCAGCAGATTGCCATCCACCATCAGCAGCAGTTCCAGCACCGTCAGTCCCAGCTGCTCCACACAGCCACACACCTCCAGCtggcccagcagcagcagcagcagcagcagcagcagcagcagcagcagcagcagcaagccaCAACTCTCACTGCCCCTCAGCCACCACAAGTCCCACCTACTCAGCAGGTCCCACCTTCCCAGTCCCAGCAGCAAGCCCAAACCCTGGTTGTTCAACCCATGCTTCAGTCTTCACCCATGTCCCTCCCACCTGACCCAGCCCCCAAGCCACCCATCCCCATCCAGTCCAAACCACCTGTAGCACCTATCAAGCCTCCTCAGTTAGGGGCTGCTAAGATGTCAGCGACCCAGCAACCGCCACCCCATATCCCTGTGCAAGTTGTGGGCACCCGACAGCCAGGTGCAGCTCAGGCACAGGCTTTGGGCCTGGCACAGCTGGCAGCTGCTGTACCTACTTCCCGGGGAGTGCCAGGTGCCGTGCAGCCTGGTCAGGCCCATTTGGCCTCCTCGCCACCTTCATCCCAGGCTCCTGGTGCACTGCAGGAGTGCCCTGCCACATTGGCCTCTGGGATGACCCTTGCTCCTGTGCAGGGGACAGCACATGTGGTAAAGGGTGGGGCTACCACCTCCTCACCTGTTGTAGCCCAGGTCCCTGCTGCTTTCTACATGCAGTCTGTGCACCTGCCG GGCAAACCGCAGACATTGGCTGTCAAACGCAAGGCTGAGTctgaggaggagagagatgatgttTCCACATTGGGTTCAATGCTTCCTGCCAAGGTGTCTCCAGTAGCAGAGAGCCCAAAGGCCATCGAGGAGAAGAGCGGTCTTGGAG agAAAGCTGAACCAGTGACCAGTGTGAATGCTAATACCCCAAGCAGTGAGCTAGTAGCCTTGGCTCCTGCGCCCTCAGCACCACCTCCTACGCTAGCCATGGTGTCCAGGCAAATGGGTGACTCAAAACCCCCACAGGCCATTGTGAAGCCTCAGATTCTCACCCACATCATTGAAGGCTTCGTTATCCAGGAAGGAGCAGAACCTTTCCCG GTGGGTTGTTCTCAGTTGCTGAAAGAGTCTGAGAAGCCACTACAGACTGGCCTCCCGACAGGGCTGAATGAGAATCAGTCAGGTGGCCCCTTGGGAGGGGACAGCCCATCTGCTG AGCTAGATAAGAAGGCGAATCTCCTGAAGTGCGAGTACTGTGGGAAGTATGCCCCTGCAGAGCAGTTCCGTGGCTCCAAGAGATTCTGCTCCATGACCTGCGCTAAGAG GTATAACGTGAGCTGTAGCCACCAGTTCCggctgaagaggaaaaaaatgaaagagtttCAAGAAGCCAACTATGCTCGTGTTCGTCGGCGTGGACCCCGCCGCAGCTCCTCTGACATCGCTCGTGCCAAGATCCAGGGCAAGCGCCACCGG GGTCAAGAGGACTCTAGCCGGGGTTCAGATAATTCCAGTTACGATGAAGCACTCTCTCCAACATCTCCTGGGCCTTTATCAGTGAGAGCTGGGCATGGAGAACGTGACCTGGGGAACCCCAATACAGCTCCGCCTACACCAGAATTACATGGCATCAACCCTGTGTTCCTGTCCAGTAATCCTAGCCGTTGGAGTGTAGAGGAGGTGTATGAGTTTATTGCGTCTCTACAAG GCTGCCAAGAGATTGCAGAGGAGTTTCGTTCCCAGGAGATTGATGGACAGGCCCTTTTATTACTTAAAGAGGAACATCTTATGAGTGCCATGAACATCAAGCTGGGCCCTGCCCTCAAGATCTGCGCCAAGATAAATGTCCTCAAGGAGACCTAA
- the PHC1 gene encoding polyhomeotic-like protein 1 isoform X1, which produces MGLESEHQPWGPWTTIMETESEQNSNSTNGSSSSGGSSRPQIAQMSLYERQAVQALQALQRQPNAAQYFHQFMLQQQLSNAQLHSLAAVQQATIAASRQASSPNTSTAQQQTTTTQASINLATTSAAQLISRSQSVSSPSATTLTQSVLLGNTTSPPLNQSQAQMYLRPQLGNLLQVNRTLGRNVPLASQLILMPNGAVAAVQQEVPSAPSPGVHTDADQVQNLAVRNQQASAQGPQMQGSTQKAIPPGASPVSSLSQASSQALAVAQASSGASGQSLNLSQAGGGSGNSIPGSMGPGGGGQAPGGLGPLPSSGMGGGGSCPRKGTGVVQPLPAAQTVTVSQGSQTEAESAAAKKGEADGTGQQNVGMNLTRTATPAPSQTLISSATYTQIQPHSLIQQQQQIHLQQKQVVIQQQIAIHHQQQFQHRQSQLLHTATHLQLAQQQQQQQQQQQQQQQQQATTLTAPQPPQVPPTQQVPPSQSQQQAQTLVVQPMLQSSPMSLPPDPAPKPPIPIQSKPPVAPIKPPQLGAAKMSATQQPPPHIPVQVVGTRQPGAAQAQALGLAQLAAAVPTSRGVPGAVQPGQAHLASSPPSSQAPGALQECPATLASGMTLAPVQGTAHVVKGGATTSSPVVAQVPAAFYMQSVHLPGKPQTLAVKRKAESEEERDDVSTLGSMLPAKVSPVAESPKAIEEKSGLGEKAEPVTSVNANTPSSELVALAPAPSAPPPTLAMVSRQMGDSKPPQAIVKPQILTHIIEGFVIQEGAEPFPVGCSQLLKESEKPLQTGLPTGLNENQSGGPLGGDSPSADKKANLLKCEYCGKYAPAEQFRGSKRFCSMTCAKRYNVSCSHQFRLKRKKMKEFQEANYARVRRRGPRRSSSDIARAKIQGKRHRGQEDSSRGSDNSSYDEALSPTSPGPLSVRAGHGERDLGNPNTAPPTPELHGINPVFLSSNPSRWSVEEVYEFIASLQGCQEIAEEFRSQEIDGQALLLLKEEHLMSAMNIKLGPALKICAKINVLKET; this is translated from the exons ATGG GTCTTGAGTCAGAGCACCAGCCTTGGGGACCCTGGACCACTATCATGGAGACTGAGAGTGAGCAGAACTCCAACTCCACCAATGGGAGTTCCAGCTCTGGGGGCAGCTCTCGGCCCCAGATAGCTCAAATGTCACTGTATGAACGACAAGCAGTGCAG GCTCTGCAGGCACTGCAGCGTCAGCCCAATGCGGCTCAGTATTTCCACCAGTTCATGCTTCAGCAGCAGCTCAGCAATGCCCAGCTGCATAGCCTGGCTGCCGTCCAGCAG GCCACAATTGCTGCCAGTCGGCAGGCCAGCTCTCCAAACACCAGCACCGCACAGCAGCAGACTACCACCACCCAGGCCTCA ATCAATCTGGCCACCACGTCGGCCGCCCAGCTCATCAGCCGATCCCAGAGTGTGAGCTCTCCCAGTGCAACCACTTTGACCCAATCTGTGCTACTGGGGAAcaccacctccccacccctcaaCCAGTCCCAGGCCCAGATGTATCTACGG CCACAGCTGGGAAACCTATTGCAGGTAAACCGGACCCTGGGCCGGAATGTGCCTCTAGCCTCCCAGCTCATCCTGATGCCTAACGGGGCGGTGGCTGCAGTCCAGCAGGAGGTGCCATCTGCTCCGTCTCCGGGAGTTCATACAGATGCAGATCAG GTGCAGAACTTAGCAGtgaggaaccaacaggcctcagCCCAAGGACCCCAAATGCAAGGCTCTACTCAGAAGGCCATTCCTCCTGGAGCCTCCCCTGTCTCCAGCCTCTCCCAGGCCTCTAGCCAGGCCCTAGCTGTGGCTCAGGCTTCCTCTGGGGCCTCAGGCCAGTCCCTCAACCTTAGTCAAGCTGGCGGAGGCAGTGGTAATAGCATCCCAGGGTCCATGGGTCCAGGTGGAGGTGGCCAGGCACCTGGGGGCTTGGGTCCGTTGCCTTCCTCAGGAATGGGTGGTGGTGGGAGCTGTCCCAGGAAGGGCACAGGAGTGGTGCAGCCCTTGCCTGCAGCCCAAACAGTGACTGTGAGTCAGGGCAGCCAGACGGAAGCAGAAAGTGCAGCGGCCAAGAAGGGAGAAGCAGATGGGACTGGTCAGCAGAACGTGGGCATGAACCTGACACGGACAGCTACACCTGCTCCCAGCCAGACCCTTATTAGCTCAG CCACCTACACACAGATCCAGCCCCATTCCCTgattcagcagcagcagcaaatccACCTCCAGCAGAAGCAGGTGGTAATCCAGCAGCAGATTGCCATCCACCATCAGCAGCAGTTCCAGCACCGTCAGTCCCAGCTGCTCCACACAGCCACACACCTCCAGCtggcccagcagcagcagcagcagcagcagcagcagcagcagcagcagcagcagcaagccaCAACTCTCACTGCCCCTCAGCCACCACAAGTCCCACCTACTCAGCAGGTCCCACCTTCCCAGTCCCAGCAGCAAGCCCAAACCCTGGTTGTTCAACCCATGCTTCAGTCTTCACCCATGTCCCTCCCACCTGACCCAGCCCCCAAGCCACCCATCCCCATCCAGTCCAAACCACCTGTAGCACCTATCAAGCCTCCTCAGTTAGGGGCTGCTAAGATGTCAGCGACCCAGCAACCGCCACCCCATATCCCTGTGCAAGTTGTGGGCACCCGACAGCCAGGTGCAGCTCAGGCACAGGCTTTGGGCCTGGCACAGCTGGCAGCTGCTGTACCTACTTCCCGGGGAGTGCCAGGTGCCGTGCAGCCTGGTCAGGCCCATTTGGCCTCCTCGCCACCTTCATCCCAGGCTCCTGGTGCACTGCAGGAGTGCCCTGCCACATTGGCCTCTGGGATGACCCTTGCTCCTGTGCAGGGGACAGCACATGTGGTAAAGGGTGGGGCTACCACCTCCTCACCTGTTGTAGCCCAGGTCCCTGCTGCTTTCTACATGCAGTCTGTGCACCTGCCG GGCAAACCGCAGACATTGGCTGTCAAACGCAAGGCTGAGTctgaggaggagagagatgatgttTCCACATTGGGTTCAATGCTTCCTGCCAAGGTGTCTCCAGTAGCAGAGAGCCCAAAGGCCATCGAGGAGAAGAGCGGTCTTGGAG agAAAGCTGAACCAGTGACCAGTGTGAATGCTAATACCCCAAGCAGTGAGCTAGTAGCCTTGGCTCCTGCGCCCTCAGCACCACCTCCTACGCTAGCCATGGTGTCCAGGCAAATGGGTGACTCAAAACCCCCACAGGCCATTGTGAAGCCTCAGATTCTCACCCACATCATTGAAGGCTTCGTTATCCAGGAAGGAGCAGAACCTTTCCCG GTGGGTTGTTCTCAGTTGCTGAAAGAGTCTGAGAAGCCACTACAGACTGGCCTCCCGACAGGGCTGAATGAGAATCAGTCAGGTGGCCCCTTGGGAGGGGACAGCCCATCTGCTG ATAAGAAGGCGAATCTCCTGAAGTGCGAGTACTGTGGGAAGTATGCCCCTGCAGAGCAGTTCCGTGGCTCCAAGAGATTCTGCTCCATGACCTGCGCTAAGAG GTATAACGTGAGCTGTAGCCACCAGTTCCggctgaagaggaaaaaaatgaaagagtttCAAGAAGCCAACTATGCTCGTGTTCGTCGGCGTGGACCCCGCCGCAGCTCCTCTGACATCGCTCGTGCCAAGATCCAGGGCAAGCGCCACCGG GGTCAAGAGGACTCTAGCCGGGGTTCAGATAATTCCAGTTACGATGAAGCACTCTCTCCAACATCTCCTGGGCCTTTATCAGTGAGAGCTGGGCATGGAGAACGTGACCTGGGGAACCCCAATACAGCTCCGCCTACACCAGAATTACATGGCATCAACCCTGTGTTCCTGTCCAGTAATCCTAGCCGTTGGAGTGTAGAGGAGGTGTATGAGTTTATTGCGTCTCTACAAG GCTGCCAAGAGATTGCAGAGGAGTTTCGTTCCCAGGAGATTGATGGACAGGCCCTTTTATTACTTAAAGAGGAACATCTTATGAGTGCCATGAACATCAAGCTGGGCCCTGCCCTCAAGATCTGCGCCAAGATAAATGTCCTCAAGGAGACCTAA
- the PHC1 gene encoding polyhomeotic-like protein 1 isoform X2 yields METESEQNSNSTNGSSSSGGSSRPQIAQMSLYERQAVQALQALQRQPNAAQYFHQFMLQQQLSNAQLHSLAAVQQATIAASRQASSPNTSTAQQQTTTTQASINLATTSAAQLISRSQSVSSPSATTLTQSVLLGNTTSPPLNQSQAQMYLRVNRTLGRNVPLASQLILMPNGAVAAVQQEVPSAPSPGVHTDADQVQNLAVRNQQASAQGPQMQGSTQKAIPPGASPVSSLSQASSQALAVAQASSGASGQSLNLSQAGGGSGNSIPGSMGPGGGGQAPGGLGPLPSSGMGGGGSCPRKGTGVVQPLPAAQTVTVSQGSQTEAESAAAKKGEADGTGQQNVGMNLTRTATPAPSQTLISSATYTQIQPHSLIQQQQQIHLQQKQVVIQQQIAIHHQQQFQHRQSQLLHTATHLQLAQQQQQQQQQQQQQQQQQATTLTAPQPPQVPPTQQVPPSQSQQQAQTLVVQPMLQSSPMSLPPDPAPKPPIPIQSKPPVAPIKPPQLGAAKMSATQQPPPHIPVQVVGTRQPGAAQAQALGLAQLAAAVPTSRGVPGAVQPGQAHLASSPPSSQAPGALQECPATLASGMTLAPVQGTAHVVKGGATTSSPVVAQVPAAFYMQSVHLPGKPQTLAVKRKAESEEERDDVSTLGSMLPAKVSPVAESPKAIEEKSGLGEKAEPVTSVNANTPSSELVALAPAPSAPPPTLAMVSRQMGDSKPPQAIVKPQILTHIIEGFVIQEGAEPFPVGCSQLLKESEKPLQTGLPTGLNENQSGGPLGGDSPSAELDKKANLLKCEYCGKYAPAEQFRGSKRFCSMTCAKRYNVSCSHQFRLKRKKMKEFQEANYARVRRRGPRRSSSDIARAKIQGKRHRGQEDSSRGSDNSSYDEALSPTSPGPLSVRAGHGERDLGNPNTAPPTPELHGINPVFLSSNPSRWSVEEVYEFIASLQGCQEIAEEFRSQEIDGQALLLLKEEHLMSAMNIKLGPALKICAKINVLKET; encoded by the exons ATGGAGACTGAGAGTGAGCAGAACTCCAACTCCACCAATGGGAGTTCCAGCTCTGGGGGCAGCTCTCGGCCCCAGATAGCTCAAATGTCACTGTATGAACGACAAGCAGTGCAG GCTCTGCAGGCACTGCAGCGTCAGCCCAATGCGGCTCAGTATTTCCACCAGTTCATGCTTCAGCAGCAGCTCAGCAATGCCCAGCTGCATAGCCTGGCTGCCGTCCAGCAG GCCACAATTGCTGCCAGTCGGCAGGCCAGCTCTCCAAACACCAGCACCGCACAGCAGCAGACTACCACCACCCAGGCCTCA ATCAATCTGGCCACCACGTCGGCCGCCCAGCTCATCAGCCGATCCCAGAGTGTGAGCTCTCCCAGTGCAACCACTTTGACCCAATCTGTGCTACTGGGGAAcaccacctccccacccctcaaCCAGTCCCAGGCCCAGATGTATCTACGG GTAAACCGGACCCTGGGCCGGAATGTGCCTCTAGCCTCCCAGCTCATCCTGATGCCTAACGGGGCGGTGGCTGCAGTCCAGCAGGAGGTGCCATCTGCTCCGTCTCCGGGAGTTCATACAGATGCAGATCAG GTGCAGAACTTAGCAGtgaggaaccaacaggcctcagCCCAAGGACCCCAAATGCAAGGCTCTACTCAGAAGGCCATTCCTCCTGGAGCCTCCCCTGTCTCCAGCCTCTCCCAGGCCTCTAGCCAGGCCCTAGCTGTGGCTCAGGCTTCCTCTGGGGCCTCAGGCCAGTCCCTCAACCTTAGTCAAGCTGGCGGAGGCAGTGGTAATAGCATCCCAGGGTCCATGGGTCCAGGTGGAGGTGGCCAGGCACCTGGGGGCTTGGGTCCGTTGCCTTCCTCAGGAATGGGTGGTGGTGGGAGCTGTCCCAGGAAGGGCACAGGAGTGGTGCAGCCCTTGCCTGCAGCCCAAACAGTGACTGTGAGTCAGGGCAGCCAGACGGAAGCAGAAAGTGCAGCGGCCAAGAAGGGAGAAGCAGATGGGACTGGTCAGCAGAACGTGGGCATGAACCTGACACGGACAGCTACACCTGCTCCCAGCCAGACCCTTATTAGCTCAG CCACCTACACACAGATCCAGCCCCATTCCCTgattcagcagcagcagcaaatccACCTCCAGCAGAAGCAGGTGGTAATCCAGCAGCAGATTGCCATCCACCATCAGCAGCAGTTCCAGCACCGTCAGTCCCAGCTGCTCCACACAGCCACACACCTCCAGCtggcccagcagcagcagcagcagcagcagcagcagcagcagcagcagcagcagcaagccaCAACTCTCACTGCCCCTCAGCCACCACAAGTCCCACCTACTCAGCAGGTCCCACCTTCCCAGTCCCAGCAGCAAGCCCAAACCCTGGTTGTTCAACCCATGCTTCAGTCTTCACCCATGTCCCTCCCACCTGACCCAGCCCCCAAGCCACCCATCCCCATCCAGTCCAAACCACCTGTAGCACCTATCAAGCCTCCTCAGTTAGGGGCTGCTAAGATGTCAGCGACCCAGCAACCGCCACCCCATATCCCTGTGCAAGTTGTGGGCACCCGACAGCCAGGTGCAGCTCAGGCACAGGCTTTGGGCCTGGCACAGCTGGCAGCTGCTGTACCTACTTCCCGGGGAGTGCCAGGTGCCGTGCAGCCTGGTCAGGCCCATTTGGCCTCCTCGCCACCTTCATCCCAGGCTCCTGGTGCACTGCAGGAGTGCCCTGCCACATTGGCCTCTGGGATGACCCTTGCTCCTGTGCAGGGGACAGCACATGTGGTAAAGGGTGGGGCTACCACCTCCTCACCTGTTGTAGCCCAGGTCCCTGCTGCTTTCTACATGCAGTCTGTGCACCTGCCG GGCAAACCGCAGACATTGGCTGTCAAACGCAAGGCTGAGTctgaggaggagagagatgatgttTCCACATTGGGTTCAATGCTTCCTGCCAAGGTGTCTCCAGTAGCAGAGAGCCCAAAGGCCATCGAGGAGAAGAGCGGTCTTGGAG agAAAGCTGAACCAGTGACCAGTGTGAATGCTAATACCCCAAGCAGTGAGCTAGTAGCCTTGGCTCCTGCGCCCTCAGCACCACCTCCTACGCTAGCCATGGTGTCCAGGCAAATGGGTGACTCAAAACCCCCACAGGCCATTGTGAAGCCTCAGATTCTCACCCACATCATTGAAGGCTTCGTTATCCAGGAAGGAGCAGAACCTTTCCCG GTGGGTTGTTCTCAGTTGCTGAAAGAGTCTGAGAAGCCACTACAGACTGGCCTCCCGACAGGGCTGAATGAGAATCAGTCAGGTGGCCCCTTGGGAGGGGACAGCCCATCTGCTG AGCTAGATAAGAAGGCGAATCTCCTGAAGTGCGAGTACTGTGGGAAGTATGCCCCTGCAGAGCAGTTCCGTGGCTCCAAGAGATTCTGCTCCATGACCTGCGCTAAGAG GTATAACGTGAGCTGTAGCCACCAGTTCCggctgaagaggaaaaaaatgaaagagtttCAAGAAGCCAACTATGCTCGTGTTCGTCGGCGTGGACCCCGCCGCAGCTCCTCTGACATCGCTCGTGCCAAGATCCAGGGCAAGCGCCACCGG GGTCAAGAGGACTCTAGCCGGGGTTCAGATAATTCCAGTTACGATGAAGCACTCTCTCCAACATCTCCTGGGCCTTTATCAGTGAGAGCTGGGCATGGAGAACGTGACCTGGGGAACCCCAATACAGCTCCGCCTACACCAGAATTACATGGCATCAACCCTGTGTTCCTGTCCAGTAATCCTAGCCGTTGGAGTGTAGAGGAGGTGTATGAGTTTATTGCGTCTCTACAAG GCTGCCAAGAGATTGCAGAGGAGTTTCGTTCCCAGGAGATTGATGGACAGGCCCTTTTATTACTTAAAGAGGAACATCTTATGAGTGCCATGAACATCAAGCTGGGCCCTGCCCTCAAGATCTGCGCCAAGATAAATGTCCTCAAGGAGACCTAA